In the genome of Nonomuraea sp. NBC_00507, the window GAGGTCACCGACGGCCCGACCGTGCTGCGTTTCCCCAAAGGCCCGGTGGCCGAGGCGGTCGAGCCGGTCGGCAAGCTGGGCGAGATGGATCTGCTGCGCGCCCCCGTGGGAGAGCCTGACGTGCTGCTGGTCGGTGTGGGGCCGATGGCGCAGGTCTGCCTGGACGCGGCCGTCATGCTCGACGCCCAGGGCATCGCGGCCACCGTGGTCGACCCGCGCTGGGTCAAGCCGCTGGACGAGGCGCTCGTGCTGGCCGCGAGCGCGCACAAGCTGGTGGCCGTCGTGGAGGACAACGGCCGGGTCGGCGGAGTGGGCGACGCCGTGGCGCGGCTGCTGCGCGACGCCGACGTCGACGTGCCCGTGCGCACCTACGGCATCCCGCAGGAGTTCCTCGACCACGCCAAGCGGGCCGCGATCCTCGGCCAGATCGGCCTGACCGGCCAGGACCTCGCCCGCCAGATCACCGAGGCCGTCGCGAAGCGGACCTCCCACGTGGAGCCTGCCCGCCAGTGAGCGCCCTGCGGACCGCGGCGGAGATCCCCAGCACGACGATCACCGCCGCGGCCGCGATCGGCACCAGCCACTCCGCGTGTTGCCGCGCCACACCACCCGCCACGGCGCCGAGCGTGACGTACGCGCTCACCCAGGCCGTGCTGCCGGCCATCGCCCACGGCATGAACGTGCGATAGGGCATGCCGACCGTGCCCGCCACGGCCGGGGTCAGCGCGTGCAGCACCGGCAGGAAATACGCCAGCGCCAGCGCCCATCCCTTGCGCTCGAACAGCTGCTCCGCGCGCTGCCACCGGGCCTCGCCGACGCGCCGCCCAAGCCGCCCGTGCCGCAGCCGGGTCCCGTACCGGCGGCCCAGGAAATGGCCGCCCGAGGCGCCTGCGAAGCACGCCAGCATGCCCGCGCCGATCAGCGCCAGCGCCTCCGGCGCACTGTCCGCGCTGGCGCCCGCGACCAGCAGCAGGGTGTCGCCCGGCGTGATCAGGCCGACTCCGACCGAGGCGTCCAGCGTCAGGAAGACCAGCAGGAGCAGCATCACCACGCCGAGGTCTTGCCGGGCCAGAGTGTCGAGCAGACCATGGGACATAGTCCAGGACCGCTACCCCGATCCGGGAGGATCATCGGGAACGTCACGGAACCATCCCCGTCAAGGAATCAAGGAATGATCGCCTAGCGTATGGGAAGGATCACTGGCCGTGGAGATCTTTCGTACGAAGTCCGTCGAGCAGTCGATCCGTGACACCGAGGATCCCGAGCATCAGCTGCGTAAACGCCTGACCGCCACGGACCTCACGGTCTTCGGCATCGGCGTGATCATCGGCACCGGGATCTTCGTGCTCACAGGAACGGTCGCGAAAGGACTGGCGGGGCCTGCGGTGGCGCTGTCGTTCGTCGTGGCGGGCATCGTCTGCGGGCTGGCCGCCCTGTGCTACGCCGAGTTCGCCTCCACGATCCCGGTGGCCGGGTCGGCCTACACGTTCGCCTTCGCCACCCTGGGCGAGTTCCCCGCCTGGGTGATCGGCTGGGACCTGCTCCTGGAGCTGGCGCTGGCGGCGGCCGTGGTGGCGACCGGCTGGTC includes:
- a CDS encoding DedA family protein — encoded protein: MSHGLLDTLARQDLGVVMLLLLVFLTLDASVGVGLITPGDTLLLVAGASADSAPEALALIGAGMLACFAGASGGHFLGRRYGTRLRHGRLGRRVGEARWQRAEQLFERKGWALALAYFLPVLHALTPAVAGTVGMPYRTFMPWAMAGSTAWVSAYVTLGAVAGGVARQHAEWLVPIAAAAVIVVLGISAAVRRALTGGQAPRGRSASRRPR